In bacterium, the following proteins share a genomic window:
- a CDS encoding ABC transporter ATP-binding protein, translating into EKGETLGIIGESGSGKTTLGKIIIKLIEPDKGKIIFKNTDITHIKEKGLRSLRKKFQIIFQNPYRSLNPRMTALEIVMEGVAGNKKEKIEKGKYLLDLVGIKNEKFSNFPYQFSGGERQRISIARALSTEPEFIICDEPTSNLDLSIQAQILNLFIDLKEKFNLTYLFISHDLKVIKFISDRIAVMYKGEIVEIGQTEKIIENPTNPYSKTLFDIEKTQFSI; encoded by the coding sequence AGAAAAAGGGGAAACACTTGGTATAATTGGTGAAAGTGGAAGTGGTAAAACAACACTTGGCAAAATAATTATAAAATTGATAGAACCAGATAAAGGAAAAATAATTTTTAAAAACACAGATATAACTCATATAAAAGAAAAGGGATTAAGAAGTTTAAGAAAAAAATTCCAGATAATATTCCAAAATCCTTATAGGTCATTAAATCCAAGAATGACTGCCCTTGAAATTGTTATGGAAGGTGTTGCTGGAAATAAAAAAGAGAAAATAGAAAAAGGCAAATATCTTTTAGACCTTGTTGGAATAAAAAATGAGAAATTTAGTAATTTCCCTTACCAATTTTCAGGTGGAGAAAGACAGAGAATTTCAATAGCAAGGGCATTATCAACAGAACCAGAATTTATTATATGTGATGAACCAACTTCAAATCTTGACTTATCAATTCAGGCACAAATTTTAAACTTATTTATTGACCTAAAAGAAAAATTCAATCTCACATACCTTTTTATTTCTCATGACCTTAAAGTTATAAAATTTATTTCTGACCGAATTGCTGTTATGTATAAAGGAGAGATTGTTGAAATTGGACAGACAGAAAAAATTATAGAAAACCCGACAAATCCATATTCAAAAACCCTCTTTGATATTGAAAAAACCCAATTCTCTATTTAA
- a CDS encoding reverse transcriptase domain-containing protein, which yields MDILKNCQWYRLCLTLVNINTSPAMSSHPFVIIQAIIKGVNSLLSGDEPIIFFHIKGKKHTYKMHQFDKLPIEVFFFKKSPEYYNQWKKTFISYLFDPITGRNFDILEIGEIENRSFDNLLLDIGEIHSEGEICLEFLSPFPFKPQKSKQRTYISKEEFIKVYENRFFRLFGKEIHYTSKKDDFTLLPYYWNYTEIRHPSMSQIGHTQYINGCIGKLYIKGVFKDFLPFLILGSELHTGAKISFSQGYYVLHNNSVPFFDSFFPNKKSIIDTIKITMERYNNAITNLSETEGFSFNEETYAEKIYEEIKENTYTPSPNRSFYIKKKDGSKRLIEQPCFKDLIVQEYLLRTISGVFDRIFEASSIGFRKGKSREIALDMLRSAVSEGYQYAVEADIEDFFLSIDLEILTALLDFYIPQKDIILKSVLLKSIKNGYIVGERYFPRVKGLAQGSPLSPVLANLYLYSFNEKIQNSNVKMVRYGDDFIILTKTKEDARNILSQAENFLSGPGLRIKKGGKMKKLLVISNHSPETWSEEQKKGWEQIDFIPFPDVNPYLSLDEVSNKVAREIIEKIRCWLSKNPDGKVCLQGDFSLCYIIFKNIQENIFTFPTTTRNVVVDKDGKRTYEFKFGRWR from the coding sequence ATGGATATATTGAAAAATTGCCAGTGGTATAGATTATGTCTTACTCTTGTGAACATAAATACATCGCCTGCAATGTCTTCTCATCCCTTTGTTATAATCCAGGCAATAATAAAAGGGGTTAATTCATTATTATCAGGTGATGAACCTATTATTTTTTTCCATATTAAAGGGAAAAAACACACATATAAGATGCACCAGTTTGATAAACTACCTATTGAGGTGTTTTTTTTCAAAAAGTCCCCTGAATATTATAATCAATGGAAAAAAACATTTATTTCTTATCTTTTTGACCCAATAACAGGTAGAAATTTTGATATTCTTGAAATTGGTGAAATTGAAAACAGGTCTTTTGATAATCTTCTTTTGGATATTGGAGAAATACATTCAGAAGGTGAAATATGTTTGGAATTCCTATCACCATTTCCTTTTAAGCCACAAAAAAGCAAACAAAGAACATATATTTCCAAAGAAGAATTTATCAAGGTATATGAAAATAGGTTTTTTAGGTTGTTTGGCAAGGAAATACACTATACCAGCAAAAAAGATGATTTTACATTATTGCCTTATTATTGGAACTATACTGAAATTAGACATCCTTCCATGTCCCAGATTGGTCATACTCAATATATAAACGGCTGCATTGGGAAATTATACATAAAGGGAGTATTTAAGGACTTCCTTCCTTTTTTAATTCTTGGTAGTGAACTTCATACAGGAGCAAAGATTTCATTTTCACAGGGTTATTATGTATTACACAATAACTCTGTTCCTTTTTTTGATTCGTTTTTTCCAAATAAGAAGTCAATAATTGATACAATTAAAATAACTATGGAAAGGTATAATAATGCAATTACAAATTTGTCAGAAACAGAAGGGTTTTCTTTTAATGAAGAAACATATGCAGAAAAGATATATGAAGAAATAAAAGAAAATACTTATACTCCTTCACCCAATAGGTCCTTCTATATTAAAAAGAAGGATGGTTCTAAAAGATTGATAGAACAACCTTGTTTTAAAGACCTGATTGTCCAGGAGTATCTTTTAAGGACTATATCAGGCGTTTTTGATAGAATATTTGAAGCAAGTTCAATTGGTTTCAGAAAGGGAAAATCAAGAGAGATTGCTCTGGATATGCTAAGATCAGCAGTTTCAGAAGGTTATCAGTATGCTGTTGAAGCAGATATTGAAGATTTTTTCCTTTCTATTGACCTTGAAATTTTAACTGCTCTGCTTGATTTTTACATTCCACAAAAAGATATAATTTTGAAAAGTGTTCTGTTAAAGTCCATAAAAAATGGGTATATCGTTGGTGAAAGATATTTCCCGCGAGTTAAAGGGCTGGCTCAGGGAAGTCCACTTTCTCCTGTTCTGGCTAATCTGTATCTGTATTCTTTTAATGAAAAAATACAAAATTCTAATGTAAAAATGGTAAGGTATGGAGATGACTTTATTATTCTTACCAAAACAAAAGAGGATGCACGAAATATTCTCTCCCAGGCAGAGAATTTTCTCTCAGGACCGGGATTAAGAATTAAAAAAGGGGGTAAGATGAAAAAATTATTAGTAATTTCAAACCATAGTCCTGAAACTTGGTCAGAAGAACAAAAAAAGGGATGGGAGCAGATTGATTTCATCCCATTTCCTGATGTGAACCCTTACCTTTCTCTTGATGAAGTATCTAATAAAGTTGCAAGAGAAATTATTGAAAAAATCAGATGCTGGTTATCAAAAAATCCTGATGGGAAAGTATGTCTTCAAGGAGATTTTTCTTTATGTTATATTATCTTTAAAAATATTCAAGAGAATATATTTACCTTTCCAACAACGACAAGAAATGTCGTAGTAGATAAGGATGGGAAAAGAACATATGAATTCAAATTTGGGCGTTGGAGGTAA